In Paraburkholderia bryophila, a single genomic region encodes these proteins:
- a CDS encoding glycosyltransferase family 4 protein has translation MKPALKSTPALRITLVCNTAWAIYTYRQGLIRMLVGRGVDVTVLAPRDRTFELLTAMGCRCIELPMASKGTSPRDDLRTLWSLYRQYRTIRPHVVFHYTIKPNIYGSIAAKLAGVQSVAVTTGLGYVFIQASRAAQVAKKLYRFAFRFPREIWFLNRDDHATFVEQNLLVHPERARLLHGEGVDLDQFAFAPLPERADFRFLLIGRLLWDKGVAEYVDAARRLRERYPQARFQLLGPVGVDNPSAITREEVAAWEREGIIEYLGEAHDVRPFIADADCIVLPSYREGVPRTLMEASAMGRPIVTTDVPGCREVVKDGVNGLLCEVRNVDSLAASLAKMLDMGNTERRAMAERGRQKVAEEFDERVVVETYKDLVQKMTGVLL, from the coding sequence ATGAAGCCTGCCTTGAAGTCGACGCCCGCGTTGCGCATTACACTCGTTTGCAATACCGCCTGGGCAATCTATACCTACCGGCAAGGGCTGATCCGTATGCTGGTGGGACGCGGCGTCGACGTGACGGTGCTCGCGCCGCGCGACCGCACCTTCGAACTGCTCACCGCGATGGGCTGCCGCTGTATCGAACTGCCGATGGCCTCGAAGGGCACCAGTCCGCGCGACGACCTGCGCACGCTGTGGTCGCTCTACCGGCAATACCGCACGATCCGCCCACACGTGGTGTTCCATTACACGATCAAGCCGAATATCTACGGTTCGATCGCGGCGAAGCTGGCGGGCGTGCAATCGGTCGCGGTCACAACCGGACTCGGTTACGTCTTCATTCAGGCAAGCCGCGCCGCTCAGGTCGCCAAAAAACTGTATCGTTTCGCGTTCCGTTTCCCGCGCGAAATCTGGTTTCTGAATCGCGACGACCACGCCACCTTTGTCGAGCAGAATTTGTTGGTGCATCCAGAACGCGCGCGGCTGTTGCATGGCGAGGGCGTCGATCTCGACCAGTTCGCGTTCGCACCGTTGCCCGAGCGCGCGGACTTCCGCTTCCTGCTGATCGGGCGGCTGCTGTGGGACAAAGGCGTCGCCGAATATGTCGACGCCGCGCGGCGTTTGCGTGAACGTTATCCGCAGGCGCGGTTCCAATTGCTCGGTCCGGTCGGCGTCGACAATCCGAGTGCGATTACGCGTGAAGAAGTGGCGGCGTGGGAGCGGGAAGGCATCATCGAGTATCTTGGTGAGGCGCACGACGTGCGGCCTTTTATCGCCGATGCGGATTGCATTGTCTTGCCGTCGTATCGCGAAGGCGTGCCGCGTACGCTGATGGAAGCATCGGCGATGGGCCGGCCGATCGTCACGACCGATGTGCCGGGCTGCCGCGAAGTCGTGAAAGACGGCGTCAACGGCCTGCTCTGCGAAGTGCGCAATGTAGACAGTCTGGCGGCGAGCCTGGCAAAGATGCTCGACATGGGCAACACCGAACGCCGGGCCATGGCGGAACGCGGCCGACAGAAAGTCGCGGAAGAATTCGACGAACGCGTGGTCGTCGAAACGTATAAAGACCTGGTGCAGAAAATGACGGGCGTTTTACTTTAA
- a CDS encoding oligosaccharide flippase family protein: MLTLKRFANPDVTRAFANIVWLGLERLTQIGVAIAISGMLARYFGPDTFGKWQYANTLLLVLSPITWVCGAEILVPTIVARPPAQLGTVLGSAFALRFSVSAVALLLTWLGIALHFFDPLVGAMLAGLAVTMLFREPFVGVINAWLQSMTYSKPQLLTSMSTAVLKAGLVYLLVRAAATPARFGWLWALESAVIGAVLLIYFIRRHGGTLGWRIDRSLFRHFASAGTVFWVGLICMYLFLKLDRLMLEHTISFADLGRYSAAQQLNENWITLALMLAQTIAPAFVYRVQDAAQLRRNMWRLTAMTAALMVSGALVLDLLAGLIIRRVFGPDFEGAIEIFRWAVWLSVPAGIEAIGNLIVLKYQARFVLLAKWVLALAVAFVVNLLAIPRLGAYGALVGLAAGYLAAASVNLYYIRFKLRP; encoded by the coding sequence ATGCTGACGCTCAAACGCTTCGCCAATCCGGACGTTACGCGCGCCTTCGCGAATATCGTCTGGCTAGGCCTCGAACGGCTCACGCAGATCGGCGTGGCGATCGCGATCAGCGGCATGCTGGCGCGTTACTTCGGGCCGGACACGTTCGGCAAGTGGCAATACGCGAACACGCTGCTGCTGGTGCTGTCGCCGATCACCTGGGTGTGCGGCGCGGAAATCCTCGTGCCCACCATCGTCGCGCGGCCGCCCGCGCAACTGGGCACCGTGCTCGGCAGTGCCTTCGCGCTGCGCTTTTCCGTGTCGGCCGTGGCCTTGCTGCTCACCTGGCTCGGCATTGCGTTGCACTTCTTCGACCCGCTGGTCGGCGCCATGCTCGCCGGCCTCGCGGTGACCATGCTGTTTCGCGAGCCGTTCGTCGGCGTGATCAACGCGTGGCTGCAAAGCATGACCTACAGCAAGCCGCAGTTGCTGACCAGCATGAGCACCGCCGTGCTCAAGGCCGGCCTCGTCTATCTGCTGGTGCGCGCGGCGGCCACGCCCGCGCGCTTCGGCTGGCTGTGGGCGCTCGAGTCGGCCGTGATCGGCGCGGTGCTGCTGATCTATTTCATCCGGCGGCATGGCGGCACGCTCGGCTGGCGCATCGACCGTTCGCTGTTCAGGCATTTCGCCAGCGCGGGGACCGTGTTCTGGGTCGGCCTGATCTGTATGTACCTGTTCCTGAAACTGGACCGGCTCATGCTCGAACACACCATTTCGTTCGCCGACCTCGGGCGCTATTCCGCCGCCCAGCAATTGAACGAAAACTGGATCACGCTCGCGCTGATGCTCGCGCAGACCATCGCACCCGCCTTCGTCTACCGGGTGCAGGACGCCGCGCAGCTGCGCCGCAATATGTGGAGGCTCACTGCGATGACTGCCGCGCTGATGGTGAGCGGCGCGCTCGTGCTCGATCTGCTGGCCGGCTTGATCATTCGCCGCGTGTTCGGGCCGGACTTCGAAGGCGCGATCGAGATCTTTCGTTGGGCGGTCTGGCTGTCCGTGCCCGCCGGCATCGAAGCAATCGGCAATCTGATCGTGCTCAAGTATCAGGCGCGCTTCGTCCTGCTCGCCAAATGGGTGCTGGCGCTGGCCGTCGCGTTCGTGGTAAATCTGCTGGCGATTCCGCGGCTGGGCGCCTACGGTGCGCTGGTCGGCCTCGCGGCCGGCTATCTGGCCGCCGCGTCGGTTAATCTTTATTACATTCGTTTCAAATTGCGCCCATGA
- the galE gene encoding UDP-glucose 4-epimerase GalE: MTTKGTILVTGGAGFIGSHTCVELLNGGFDVVVIDNLVNSNRESLRRVEKITGRAATFYEADACDTAALNRIFDAHPISGAIHFAALKAVGESVAKPIEYYSNNVGSLLSLLGVMRDRNVKQFVFSSSATVYGVPKSSPIDESFPLSATNPYGQSKLIAEQILRDLEIADPSWRIATLRYFNPVGAHESGLIGEDPAGVPNNLMPYVAQVAVGKLEKLRVFGGDYDTPDGTGVRDYIHVVDLARGHLAALDALVKRDASFVVNLGTGQGYSVLDVVRSFEKASGKPVPYEIVARRPGDVASCFADPAAAERIIGWRAQFGIERMCADHWRWQSNNPQGFA, encoded by the coding sequence ATGACCACGAAGGGCACGATTCTGGTAACCGGCGGTGCAGGCTTTATCGGCTCGCACACCTGCGTCGAACTGCTGAACGGCGGTTTCGACGTCGTGGTGATCGACAATCTCGTGAATAGCAACCGCGAGTCGTTGCGGCGCGTGGAGAAGATCACCGGCCGCGCCGCGACCTTCTACGAAGCCGACGCCTGCGACACCGCGGCGCTCAACCGTATTTTCGACGCACATCCGATCAGCGGCGCGATCCACTTCGCCGCACTGAAAGCGGTGGGCGAATCGGTGGCCAAGCCGATCGAGTACTACAGCAATAACGTCGGCAGCTTGCTGAGCCTGCTCGGCGTGATGCGCGACCGTAACGTGAAGCAGTTCGTGTTCAGCTCGTCGGCCACGGTGTATGGCGTGCCGAAGAGCTCGCCGATCGACGAGTCGTTCCCGCTGTCGGCCACCAATCCGTATGGCCAGTCGAAACTGATCGCCGAGCAGATTCTGCGCGATCTGGAAATCGCGGACCCGTCATGGCGGATCGCCACGCTGCGCTACTTCAATCCGGTCGGCGCGCATGAGAGCGGCTTGATCGGCGAAGATCCGGCCGGCGTGCCGAACAATCTGATGCCGTATGTCGCGCAGGTGGCGGTCGGCAAACTGGAGAAGCTGCGCGTGTTCGGCGGCGACTACGACACGCCCGACGGCACCGGCGTGCGCGATTACATCCACGTGGTGGATCTGGCGCGCGGGCATCTGGCCGCGCTCGACGCGCTGGTTAAGCGCGACGCGAGCTTCGTGGTGAATCTTGGCACGGGCCAGGGCTACAGCGTGCTGGATGTCGTGCGTTCGTTCGAAAAGGCGTCCGGCAAGCCGGTGCCCTACGAGATCGTGGCGCGCCGTCCGGGCGACGTCGCTTCGTGTTTCGCCGATCCGGCCGCGGCTGAGCGGATCATCGGCTGGCGTGCGCAGTTCGGCATCGAGCGAATGTGCGCGGACCACTGGCGCTGGCAGTCGAACAATCCGCAGGGATTTGCGTGA
- a CDS encoding glycosyltransferase gives MTNSSAAAQIPLDDVAVLMPAYNGQADVDLTLASFSETAPIHVLIVDDGSTPPIVAPVIANMTIEVLRMPQNGGIERALQTGIDTLAERGFRYAARIDAGDRSVPQRLAKQRVFMELHPRVAGLGMWTQVVTRAGKPLFMLTPPPEPKAIRRMRFFRLSLAHPSMMLRIDAVREVGNYRAEYGSAEDLDLFVRLMQRYDCANLPELGLYYELNEGGISATKRRSQVISTLRLQLRYFNPVNPYDWLGLAKNLLHLVTPYRALQRIKRLLLAPRASR, from the coding sequence ATGACGAACTCATCCGCCGCCGCGCAGATTCCCCTCGACGACGTCGCGGTGTTGATGCCCGCGTACAACGGTCAGGCCGACGTCGATCTGACGCTCGCGTCGTTCAGCGAAACCGCGCCGATCCACGTGCTGATCGTCGACGACGGCAGCACGCCGCCCATCGTCGCACCGGTCATCGCCAACATGACGATCGAGGTGCTGCGCATGCCGCAGAATGGCGGCATTGAACGTGCGCTGCAAACCGGCATCGACACGCTCGCTGAGCGCGGCTTTCGCTACGCGGCCCGCATCGACGCGGGCGACCGCAGCGTGCCGCAGCGGCTCGCCAAACAACGCGTGTTCATGGAGTTGCATCCGCGTGTGGCCGGCCTCGGCATGTGGACGCAAGTCGTCACGCGAGCCGGCAAACCGCTTTTCATGCTGACGCCGCCGCCTGAGCCCAAAGCGATCCGGCGCATGCGCTTCTTCCGCTTAAGTCTCGCGCATCCGTCGATGATGCTGCGTATCGACGCCGTGCGCGAAGTCGGCAACTATCGCGCCGAGTACGGCTCCGCCGAAGACCTCGATCTGTTCGTGCGTCTGATGCAGCGCTACGACTGCGCGAACCTGCCGGAGCTCGGGCTCTACTACGAGCTGAACGAAGGCGGCATCAGCGCGACCAAACGGCGCAGTCAGGTGATCTCGACCCTGCGTCTGCAATTGCGCTACTTCAACCCCGTCAATCCGTACGACTGGCTTGGCCTCGCCAAGAATCTGCTGCATCTGGTGACACCGTACCGCGCGCTGCAGCGGATCAAACGTCTGCTGCTCGCGCCGCGCGCGAGTCGTTGA